Proteins from a single region of Starkeya sp. ORNL1:
- the otsB gene encoding trehalose-phosphatase translates to MLPSPRPDWALFLDIDGTLIEHADHPEGVTIPKDLPDRLIAAQTALDGAVALVSGRTIDWMDRKFAPARLAASGQHGAEVRLAPDAPAVPIPMPKWRAPLEAALKRELDSWPGVFIEHKPLSLAVHFRAVPEFGDAVMERVMALGRGLDDRVQFLHGLYVIEVREAGHHKGTAVATLMKSASFAGRTPIFLGDDVTDEDGFMAVRDMGGIAIAVGPRATGHADFHMSGPTRVRAWLAALPAQLEKVAS, encoded by the coding sequence ATGCTTCCTTCTCCAAGGCCTGATTGGGCCCTGTTCCTCGATATTGACGGCACGCTGATCGAGCACGCCGACCATCCCGAAGGCGTTACCATTCCGAAGGACCTGCCGGACCGCCTGATCGCCGCGCAGACCGCGCTCGACGGCGCGGTGGCGCTGGTCTCCGGCCGCACCATCGACTGGATGGACCGGAAGTTCGCCCCTGCCAGGCTCGCCGCCTCCGGCCAGCACGGCGCCGAAGTGCGCCTCGCGCCCGATGCGCCCGCGGTGCCGATCCCGATGCCGAAATGGCGCGCGCCGCTCGAGGCGGCGCTGAAGCGCGAGCTGGATTCCTGGCCTGGCGTCTTTATCGAGCACAAGCCGCTCTCGCTCGCGGTGCATTTCCGCGCCGTGCCCGAATTCGGCGATGCGGTGATGGAGCGCGTCATGGCGCTCGGCCGCGGCCTCGATGACCGGGTGCAGTTCCTTCACGGGCTCTACGTCATCGAGGTGCGGGAGGCCGGCCACCACAAGGGCACGGCGGTCGCCACCTTGATGAAGAGTGCGTCGTTCGCCGGGCGCACGCCGATCTTCCTCGGCGACGACGTCACCGACGAGGATGGCTTCATGGCGGTGCGCGACATGGGCGGCATCGCCATCGCGGTGGGCCCGCGCGCCACCGGCCACGCCGATTTCCACATGAGCGGACCGACCCGGGTGCGGGCCTGGCTCGCGGCTCTGCCCGCGCAACTCGAAAAGGTGGCCTCTTGA
- the prmB gene encoding 50S ribosomal protein L3 N(5)-glutamine methyltransferase has product MPAADDLRTVRDFLRLAVSRFSEAGLVFGHGTNTALDEAAFMVLESLHLPVDELDPWLDARLTREERGRLTNLIEQRVTTRRPAAYLLGRTYIRGVPFRSDERAIVPRSYLGELLAGDLFGGDGFALVEQPERVERVLDLCTGSGCLAILAAMVFPNAKVDAVDLSEDALALADENVADHDLVDRIELLQGDLFAPLEGRRYDLIVTNPPYVDAEAMAGLPAEYRHEPPLAFAGGPDGLDIVRRIIDEAPEHLTPSGGMICEIGTGREILDDEYPHLPFLWLDTEESEGEVFWLSAKDLGVA; this is encoded by the coding sequence ATGCCGGCGGCGGACGATCTGAGGACGGTGCGCGACTTTTTGCGCCTTGCGGTGAGCCGCTTCAGCGAAGCCGGCCTCGTGTTCGGCCACGGCACCAACACCGCGCTGGACGAAGCCGCGTTCATGGTGCTGGAAAGCCTGCATCTGCCGGTCGACGAGTTGGATCCGTGGCTCGATGCCCGCCTCACCCGCGAGGAGCGCGGCCGGCTTACCAACCTCATCGAGCAGCGGGTGACGACGCGGCGCCCCGCCGCCTATCTGCTGGGCCGCACCTATATTCGCGGCGTGCCGTTCCGCAGCGACGAGCGCGCCATCGTGCCCCGCTCCTATCTCGGCGAACTATTGGCGGGCGACCTGTTCGGCGGCGATGGTTTCGCGCTGGTCGAGCAGCCGGAGCGAGTCGAGCGCGTGCTGGACCTGTGCACCGGCTCCGGCTGCCTCGCCATATTGGCGGCGATGGTGTTTCCCAATGCCAAGGTCGACGCCGTCGACCTCTCCGAGGATGCGCTGGCGCTTGCCGACGAGAATGTCGCCGATCACGATCTCGTCGACCGCATCGAACTGCTGCAGGGCGACCTGTTCGCACCGCTTGAGGGCCGGCGCTACGACCTCATCGTCACCAACCCGCCTTATGTCGACGCCGAGGCGATGGCCGGGCTGCCGGCCGAGTATCGCCACGAGCCGCCGCTAGCCTTCGCCGGCGGGCCGGACGGCCTCGACATCGTGCGGCGTATCATCGACGAAGCACCAGAGCATCTGACGCCATCGGGCGGGATGATCTGCGAGATCGGCACCGGCCGCGAGATACTGGACGACGAGTACCCGCATCTGCCCTTCCTCTGGCTCGACACCGAGGAGAGCGAGGGCGAGGTGTTCTGGCTCTCGGCGAAGGATCTGGGCGTGGCGTGA
- a CDS encoding lytic murein transglycosylase, producing the protein MRRFIRRLVLLLALAPWPGFAHADAGFDAWLAAQWPAAQQMGISRATFDRETKGLEPDYGLPDLAIPGKPRKPDGQAEFVQTPAAYVSDATIGKLAVRGRALAQQYKSQLGSIEKRFGVPGSVVLAIWARETAYGTAKLNYDALRVLATQGYVGRRKDQFRGEFLTALKILDEGHVSRAQMRSSWAGALGLTQFLPSDYMRYGVDLDGDGTADIWNSVPEALAATASLLASKEWQAGKRWAYEVRLPGGFDCTQAEPDVTLTIGDWLKRGVTVADGRRVPAAAMKDEASIIMPAGPYGPAFLTPKNYFVLKSYNFADLYVLFVGHLADRIEDDRPFAQPWEDIRLVKTRDMEFMQKVLTQRGFYGEKIDGKAGMKTRAALGAYQKANRLPLDCWPTQALLDHMRGG; encoded by the coding sequence ATGCGCCGCTTCATCAGACGCCTCGTACTCCTCCTCGCCCTCGCGCCCTGGCCGGGCTTTGCGCATGCCGATGCCGGCTTCGACGCCTGGCTCGCCGCGCAATGGCCGGCGGCGCAGCAGATGGGGATATCGCGCGCCACCTTCGACCGCGAGACCAAGGGCCTGGAGCCCGATTACGGGCTGCCCGACCTCGCCATTCCCGGCAAGCCGAGGAAGCCGGACGGGCAGGCGGAGTTCGTGCAGACGCCCGCCGCCTATGTGTCGGACGCCACCATCGGCAAGCTCGCGGTGCGTGGGCGGGCACTGGCGCAGCAGTACAAATCCCAGCTCGGCAGCATCGAGAAGCGCTTCGGCGTGCCGGGCAGCGTGGTGCTGGCGATCTGGGCGCGCGAGACCGCCTATGGCACCGCCAAGCTGAATTACGACGCGCTGCGGGTGCTGGCGACGCAGGGCTATGTCGGGCGCCGCAAGGACCAGTTCCGCGGGGAATTCCTCACTGCGCTGAAGATCCTCGACGAGGGCCATGTCTCCCGCGCGCAGATGAGGAGCTCCTGGGCCGGTGCGCTCGGGCTGACGCAGTTCCTGCCGTCCGACTATATGCGCTACGGCGTCGATCTCGACGGCGACGGCACCGCCGATATCTGGAACTCGGTGCCGGAGGCGCTGGCGGCCACCGCCAGCCTGCTGGCCTCCAAGGAGTGGCAGGCCGGCAAGCGCTGGGCCTATGAGGTGCGTCTGCCGGGCGGCTTCGACTGCACGCAGGCCGAGCCGGACGTGACGCTGACCATCGGCGACTGGCTGAAGCGCGGCGTCACCGTCGCCGATGGCCGCCGCGTGCCGGCCGCCGCGATGAAGGACGAGGCCTCCATCATCATGCCGGCTGGGCCCTATGGGCCGGCCTTCCTGACGCCGAAGAACTATTTCGTGCTGAAGAGCTACAATTTCGCCGACCTCTACGTGCTGTTCGTCGGCCACCTCGCCGACCGCATCGAGGATGACCGGCCGTTCGCCCAACCCTGGGAGGACATAAGGCTGGTGAAGACGCGCGACATGGAGTTCATGCAGAAGGTGCTGACCCAGCGCGGCTTCTATGGCGAGAAGATCGACGGCAAGGCCGGCATGAAGACCCGCGCCGCGCTCGGCGCCTATCAGAAGGCCAACCGCCTGCCGCTCGACTGCTGGCCGACCCAGGCGCTGCTGGACCATATGCGCGGCGGATAG
- a CDS encoding glycoside hydrolase family 15 protein, with protein sequence MSADLNLAAIGNGTIAALIDGSGRISWCCWPRIDGDPIFSALIGGDEPEAGFFDVVLDGQVKATRRYVENTAIIETVLENDQGAKLRITDFAPRFKLYDRIYRPSMLVRRIEPLSGMCRVTVRLRPHFKWGATRPAPVRGSNHMRFAGEDFALRATTDLPIVYIAEERPFVLSRSATVVLGPDEPFASGLIETTRGFEEKTREYWYEWVRFLSIPYEWQDAVIRSAISLKLCAYEETGGIVAALTTSIPEASGSIRNWDYRHCWLRDSYFTVRALNQLGATRTMEDYIRYLTTVIASDPSGRLAPVYSIVPGTPLDEGFAEALAGYRGMGPVRVGNQAAMQVQNDGYGHVVLAAAQMFFDHRLPNRGDLALFQLLEGVGARAVDFAFEPDAGLWELRGRRRIHTFSAVMGWAACDRLARIARRLGLAERGAFWKEQANTIRARVLSFAWDEKMGSFVDADREGQLDASLLLLAELGFVRPDDPRYVATVDRIGRDLKRNGYLMRYAGEDDFGLPETSFTICSFWYAGALDLIGRRDEAREMFESLLARRNDAGLLSEDIDNQTLELWGNIPQTYSMVGLIDTAMRLSKTWEEAFWRGS encoded by the coding sequence TTGAGCGCTGATCTCAACCTTGCCGCCATCGGCAACGGCACCATTGCCGCCCTCATCGACGGCTCGGGCCGGATCAGCTGGTGCTGCTGGCCCCGCATCGACGGCGACCCGATCTTCTCCGCGCTGATCGGCGGCGACGAGCCGGAGGCCGGCTTCTTCGACGTCGTGCTCGACGGCCAGGTGAAGGCGACGCGGCGCTATGTCGAGAACACCGCAATCATCGAGACGGTGCTGGAGAACGACCAGGGCGCGAAACTCCGCATCACCGACTTCGCGCCGCGCTTCAAGCTCTATGACCGCATCTATCGCCCGTCCATGCTGGTTCGCCGGATCGAGCCGCTCTCCGGAATGTGCCGGGTAACGGTGCGGCTGCGCCCGCATTTCAAATGGGGTGCCACCCGCCCGGCCCCGGTGCGTGGCTCCAACCACATGCGCTTTGCCGGCGAGGACTTCGCGCTGCGCGCCACCACCGACCTGCCCATCGTCTATATCGCCGAAGAGCGGCCTTTCGTGCTCAGCCGCTCGGCGACGGTCGTGCTGGGCCCGGACGAACCGTTCGCCTCGGGCCTCATCGAGACCACCCGCGGCTTCGAGGAGAAGACCCGCGAATACTGGTACGAATGGGTGCGTTTCCTCTCCATTCCCTATGAATGGCAGGACGCCGTCATCCGCTCCGCCATCTCGCTGAAATTGTGCGCCTATGAGGAGACCGGCGGCATCGTCGCCGCGCTTACCACTTCGATCCCCGAGGCGTCCGGTTCGATCCGCAACTGGGACTACCGGCACTGCTGGCTCAGGGATTCCTACTTCACCGTGCGCGCGCTGAACCAGCTCGGCGCCACCCGCACCATGGAAGACTACATCCGCTATCTGACGACGGTGATCGCCTCCGACCCGTCCGGCCGGCTGGCACCGGTCTATTCCATCGTGCCCGGCACGCCGCTCGATGAAGGCTTTGCCGAGGCGCTTGCCGGCTATCGCGGCATGGGGCCGGTGCGGGTCGGCAACCAGGCGGCGATGCAGGTGCAGAATGACGGCTACGGCCATGTCGTGCTCGCCGCGGCGCAGATGTTCTTCGACCATCGCCTGCCGAACCGCGGCGATCTCGCGCTGTTTCAGCTGCTGGAGGGTGTCGGCGCCCGGGCCGTCGACTTCGCCTTCGAGCCGGACGCCGGTCTCTGGGAACTGCGCGGCCGGCGCCGCATCCACACCTTCTCCGCGGTGATGGGCTGGGCCGCCTGCGACCGGCTCGCCCGCATCGCCCGCCGGCTGGGCCTGGCGGAGCGCGGTGCCTTCTGGAAGGAACAGGCCAACACCATTCGCGCCCGGGTGCTCAGCTTCGCCTGGGACGAGAAGATGGGCTCGTTCGTCGATGCCGACCGCGAGGGGCAGCTCGACGCCAGCCTGCTGCTGCTGGCCGAGCTCGGCTTCGTGCGACCGGACGATCCGCGCTATGTCGCCACGGTCGACCGCATCGGCCGCGACCTCAAGCGCAACGGCTATTTGATGCGCTACGCCGGTGAGGACGATTTCGGCCTGCCCGAGACCTCCTTCACCATCTGCTCCTTCTGGTACGCCGGCGCGCTCGACCTCATCGGGCGGCGCGACGAGGCGCGCGAGATGTTCGAGAGCCTGCTCGCCCGTCGCAACGATGCCGGCCTGCTCTCCGAGGACATCGACAATCAGACCCTCGAGCTGTGGGGCAACATCCCGCAGACCTATTCGATGGTCGGTCTCATCGACACGGCGATGCGCCTGTCGAAGACATGGGAGGAAGCATTCTGGCGCGGCTCGTAA
- a CDS encoding type II toxin-antitoxin system prevent-host-death family antitoxin, whose protein sequence is MTRTANIHEAKTNLSKLIDAAQRGEEVVIARNGVPVVKLVAVEKPDETKDTPAKRIMGMWAGKVTIHDPHWWKPDDELADLFENSVIYPPDPDDAAR, encoded by the coding sequence ATGACAAGGACGGCGAACATCCACGAGGCCAAGACCAATCTCTCCAAGCTCATCGACGCGGCACAACGCGGCGAAGAGGTGGTCATTGCGCGCAATGGCGTGCCGGTGGTGAAGCTGGTGGCGGTGGAGAAGCCGGACGAGACGAAAGATACACCGGCAAAGCGCATCATGGGGATGTGGGCCGGCAAGGTGACTATCCACGATCCCCACTGGTGGAAGCCTGACGACGAACTGGCGGACCTGTTCGAGAACAGCGTGATTTACCCGCCGGATCCTGATGATGCTGCTCGATAG
- the ettA gene encoding energy-dependent translational throttle protein EttA: protein MASYQYVYHMHGMSKAYPGGKKILDNVHLSFYPTAKIGVLGPNGSGKSTLLKIMAGIDKDFQGEAWVAEGARVGYLAQEPYLDPAKSVRENVMEGVAKQQAILERYNELAMNYSDETADEMTRLQDEIEAQGLWDLDSKVDQAMDALRCPPDDADVSKLSGGERRRVALCQLLLSQPELLLLDEPTNHLDAETTNWLEGHLRNYPGAILIVTHDRYFLDNVTGWILELDRGRGIPYEGNYSSWLGQKTKRMAQESREDEARQRALASEQEWIAASPKARQAKNKARIQRYDDLVKKASEKAPTTAQIVIPVAERLGQNVIDFQGLTKGFGDKLLIDDLSFKLPPGGIVGVIGPNGAGKTTLFRMITGQDKPDAGTIAIGDSVKLGYVDQSRDALDDRKTVWEEISGGNEILYLGKREINSRAYCGAFNFKGGDQQKKVGMLSGGERNRVHLARILQQGANVLLLDEPTNDLDVETLRALEEALEDFAGCAVIISHDRFFLDRIATHMLAFEDESHVEWFEGNFADYEEDKKRRLGIDSIIPHRIKYKKFSR, encoded by the coding sequence ATGGCTTCCTACCAGTACGTCTACCACATGCACGGCATGTCCAAGGCCTATCCGGGCGGCAAGAAGATCCTGGACAATGTCCATCTGTCCTTCTACCCGACCGCCAAGATCGGCGTGCTCGGGCCGAACGGCTCGGGCAAATCGACGCTGCTCAAGATCATGGCCGGCATCGACAAGGACTTCCAGGGCGAGGCCTGGGTCGCGGAGGGCGCGCGCGTCGGCTATCTCGCGCAGGAGCCGTATCTCGATCCGGCCAAGAGCGTGCGCGAGAACGTCATGGAGGGCGTCGCCAAGCAGCAGGCGATCCTCGAGCGCTACAACGAACTCGCCATGAACTATTCCGACGAGACCGCGGATGAGATGACCCGGCTCCAGGACGAGATCGAGGCGCAAGGCCTGTGGGACCTCGACAGCAAGGTCGACCAGGCGATGGACGCGCTGCGCTGCCCGCCTGACGATGCCGATGTCTCGAAGCTCTCGGGCGGCGAGCGGCGGCGCGTCGCGCTATGCCAGCTGCTGCTCTCGCAGCCGGAACTGCTGCTGCTCGACGAACCGACCAACCATCTCGACGCCGAGACCACCAACTGGCTCGAAGGCCATTTGCGGAACTATCCGGGTGCGATCCTGATCGTCACCCATGACCGCTACTTCCTCGACAATGTGACGGGCTGGATCCTCGAGCTCGATCGCGGCCGCGGCATTCCCTATGAGGGCAACTACTCGTCCTGGCTTGGGCAGAAGACCAAGCGCATGGCGCAGGAAAGCCGCGAGGACGAAGCCCGCCAACGCGCGCTCGCCTCCGAGCAGGAATGGATCGCGGCTTCGCCCAAGGCGCGCCAGGCCAAGAACAAGGCGCGCATCCAGCGCTATGACGATCTCGTCAAGAAGGCGTCCGAGAAGGCGCCGACCACCGCGCAGATCGTCATCCCGGTGGCCGAGCGCCTCGGCCAGAACGTCATCGATTTCCAGGGCCTCACCAAGGGCTTCGGCGACAAGCTGCTGATCGACGATCTCTCCTTCAAGCTGCCGCCAGGCGGCATCGTCGGCGTCATCGGGCCGAACGGCGCGGGCAAGACCACGCTGTTCCGCATGATCACCGGGCAGGACAAGCCGGACGCCGGCACCATCGCCATCGGCGACAGCGTGAAGCTCGGCTATGTCGACCAGAGCCGCGACGCGCTGGACGACCGCAAGACCGTCTGGGAGGAGATTTCGGGCGGCAACGAGATACTTTATCTCGGCAAGCGCGAGATCAATTCGCGCGCCTATTGCGGCGCCTTCAACTTCAAGGGCGGCGACCAGCAGAAGAAGGTCGGCATGCTCTCGGGCGGCGAGCGCAACCGCGTGCATCTCGCCCGTATCCTGCAGCAGGGCGCCAACGTGCTGCTGCTCGACGAACCGACCAACGACCTGGACGTCGAGACACTGCGTGCCCTGGAAGAGGCGCTGGAGGATTTCGCGGGCTGCGCCGTCATCATCTCGCATGACCGCTTCTTCCTCGACCGCATCGCCACCCACATGCTCGCCTTCGAGGACGAGAGCCATGTGGAATGGTTCGAGGGCAATTTCGCGGATTACGAGGAAGACAAGAAGCGCCGCCTCGGCATCGACAGCATCATCCCGCACCGGATCAAGTACAAGAAGTTCAGCCGCTGA
- a CDS encoding VOC family protein gives MALKQKITPYLWFDGTAEQAANFYVSIFENSRINAVSRYSEGGHGEPGTVMVVAFELEGQKFGAINGGPIFKLSEATSFFIDCETQQEIDYFWDKLIEGGTPQQCGWLKDKFGLSWQIGSANLIEKVHTSGDNAATGRVMGAMMEMVKIDLDRLKQAYAG, from the coding sequence ATGGCGCTGAAGCAGAAGATCACCCCGTATCTCTGGTTTGACGGCACCGCCGAGCAGGCCGCGAATTTCTATGTCTCCATCTTCGAGAATTCGCGCATCAACGCGGTGTCGCGCTATTCCGAGGGCGGTCACGGCGAACCCGGCACGGTGATGGTGGTGGCGTTCGAGCTGGAAGGCCAGAAATTCGGCGCCATCAATGGCGGGCCGATCTTCAAGCTCAGCGAGGCGACCTCCTTCTTCATCGACTGCGAGACGCAGCAGGAGATCGACTATTTCTGGGACAAGCTGATCGAGGGCGGCACGCCGCAGCAATGCGGCTGGCTCAAGGACAAGTTCGGACTGTCCTGGCAGATCGGCTCGGCAAACCTCATCGAGAAGGTCCACACCTCCGGCGACAACGCTGCCACCGGTCGCGTGATGGGCGCGATGATGGAGATGGTGAAGATCGATCTCGACCGGCTGAAGCAGGCCTATGCCGGCTGA
- a CDS encoding type II toxin-antitoxin system VapC family toxin, with protein sequence MMLLDSHVLLFLLADGGQQIGTDARQQISVAPRVFVSIASIWELEIKRGLSKLTLPVADWYSVVERGIEIIGADIDDAVRAGSLPLHHRDPFDRMIIAQALNRGLVVATRDRAFKSYGVPILWT encoded by the coding sequence ATGATGCTGCTCGATAGCCATGTTCTGCTGTTTCTGCTGGCGGACGGAGGGCAGCAGATCGGTACCGATGCGCGTCAACAGATCAGTGTCGCGCCGCGCGTCTTTGTCAGCATTGCATCGATCTGGGAACTCGAGATCAAGCGGGGCTTATCCAAGCTCACGCTACCCGTCGCCGACTGGTACAGCGTCGTGGAGCGCGGCATCGAGATCATCGGTGCCGACATAGATGACGCTGTTCGCGCGGGCAGCCTGCCGCTCCACCACCGCGATCCATTCGATCGCATGATCATAGCGCAGGCGCTCAATCGCGGGCTCGTGGTCGCTACCCGTGATCGTGCGTTCAAGAGCTACGGCGTACCAATCCTGTGGACGTGA